In Paenibacillus sonchi, the genomic stretch CGGGGAGGATAACTTCAAGCTTACCGCCGAGGGGCTGGAAGCCAAGATTACTCCGCGTTCCAAAATCCTCATTCTCTGTTATCCCAGCAATCCGACAGGAGCGATCATGAGCCGTGAGGATTGGGAACCAATCGCCAGGGTTGTGGAGAAACATGATCTCATCGTGATTTCAGATGAAATCTATGCCGAGCTGACGTACAGCGGCGCCCATGTCAGCTTCGCTTCCCTGCCGGGCATGAAGGACCGGACCATTCTGGTCAGCGGTTTTTCCAAGGCTTTTGCCATGACAGGCTGGCGAATGGGTTATGCTTGCGGCCACCCGGATCTGATCGCCGCTATGCTGAAGATCCACCAGTACACCGTCATGTGCGCACCTTCCATGGGCCAGGTGGCCGCGCTGGAGGCACTGACCAACGGCATGGAGGAGAAGGACCGGATGGTTGATTCGTATAACCAGCGCCGCCGCCTGATTGTCAAAGGCTTGCGCGATGCCGGGCTGGAATGCCATGAACCGCAGGGCGCATTTTATGCGTTTCCGAGCATTCGCCGGACCGGACTGACCTCTGACGAGTTCGCCCAGCGCCTGCTGCTTGAACACAAGGTAGCCGCAGTTCCAGGCAGTGTTTTCGGATTAGGGGAGAAGGGTATCTGCGCTGCTCTTACGCCACTTCCGTCTCCCAGCTGAATGAAGCCGTTGAACGGATAGGGGCATTCGTCTCACAGCTTGAACGCGAACGAACGGAGTAATGCAGCAAGAATGAAGTAAATCGGACTATGGCGGATCTTCCTGTTCTATGGTATTATTTTACTCTGGGAACAAGAAACACCTGTATAAGTAAAATATAAGAATTTATATGCTTCACGCTATAAATTATCCTTATATTTCTCGCTGAAACGGGTACCGTCCTTTTAAGGACGGTGTAGCCGTTTCTGCTTGTTACAAGGATTTTCTTTTCTGAATAATACATTTAGGAGGGATGATTGTGCTCAGCGCCGATTATTACTTGCCTTCCTTCGGCGGCGAATGTTTGACCGGAAGCGGCAAACGGCCCCCCAAAGGTGATGTTAACGCACGCAGACTCTCTCTGGAGGATGAGATCCTCACACTCCGCAGCAGGATGGAACAGCTTTTTGTACAGGAGAATTCCTTCACTTCGGCTAAGGTGATTGAAATCAGCAGCCTGCTGGACCTGAAAATAAACGAATACATGAAGGGG encodes the following:
- a CDS encoding aspartyl-phosphate phosphatase Spo0E family protein, which translates into the protein MIVLSADYYLPSFGGECLTGSGKRPPKGDVNARRLSLEDEILTLRSRMEQLFVQENSFTSAKVIEISSLLDLKINEYMKGHSRRR